AGACATAATAGCATCCAAAAAACCCTCACCACCATCACTTATATCATAAGATATAACTTGATGCCCAAGAGTTTCAATATATTTTTTTATAATATTATTTAAACTTTTTGAATCTAAACTACCTTTATAACTATCTACAGCTACTAAAATTTTCACATCATCATCTCCATGACATCTTTATGATATACGAAATTCACTATTTATTCAATATGAGATATATATCAAGAGTTATAATTTGATTAAATTTATGCTTATCAAATCTTTATTTATTATATTTATTATGTATATACATGAAAAACTTAAACTTACGAAAAAAGATATTGAAAAATACCTGAAAGTAATGGTATAATCTTAATAGTAATAACAAAAAAAGATAATAGGAGGAAAAAATGAAGAAAATATTATCATTGTTAGTTATAATCACTCTATCTGCAGTTTTACTTGTAGGTTGTGGTGGAAAAGAGTACGAAATTGCTCTTATTACAGATAAAGGAAATATCGACGATAAATCCTTTAATCAAGGTGCATGGGAAGGTGTTGTTGCATTTGCGGAAGAAAATGACCTAACACATCAATACTATAAACCTGAAGAAGCATCAGATACTGGTTATCTAGCTTCAATCGCTTTAGCTGTTGAAGGTGGAGCAAAAGTTATCGTAACACCTGGATACTTATTTGAAGTTCCAATTTACGAAGCTCAAACTCTATATCCTGATGTTAAGTTCATCTTATTAGATGGCGCACCACATACAGCTGATTATTCTACATTTGAAACAAAATCAAATGTTGCATCAATTTTCTATGCTGAAGAAGAATCAGGTTACTTAGCTGGATACGCTGCTGTTAAAGATGGCATGACAGACCTAGGTTTCATGGGTGGTATGGCAATTCCTGCTGTACAAGCTTTCGGTTATGGTTTCTTGCAAGGCGCTGAAGATGCTGCTGCTGCAATGTCATTAGCTGCTGGCGATGTTACAGTAACTTATCATTATACTGGTAACTTTGACGAATCAGCTGCTAATAAAGCAACTGCAAGCGTTATGTATCAAGAAGGTGTTGAAGTTATATTTGCTGCTGGCGGTTCAGTTGGTAAATCAGTAATGTCAGCTGCATCAGAAGCTGAAGCACTAGTAATTGGTGTTGACGTTGACCAAAGATATGACAGCCCTACTGTTATAACTTCTGCTACTAAAGGTTTAGCTGCATCAGTTATTCAAGTATTAAATGCAATTTACTTTGATAATGCATGGACTACATATGCTGGTACAAGTACTTATTTCAATGCTACTAATGACGGTGTTGGTCTACCAACAATGGTTATTGGCGACGAAAATGGCGATGCATTTGACAGATTCACTACATTTGACAAAGCTGCTTATGACTTAGTATTTGCTATGTTAGTTGATGGCGATGTTGATCCAGTTCGTTCAATTACAGTTGCAGATGCAAACGGTAATGCTACAGCTGCAGAATTAGAAACAGGTCTTGGATTAACTTTAGTTGATGTAACTGTTAGATAATTCGATTTTTAAAAAGAATGTTGGCTTTTAATAAATATTTAATACTTATTAGAGGCTATTAGAGGAGAATGGCTAATACCCTTCTCCTCTATTTTTTTTATATTTAAAACATATTTTATCTAATCAAGAATTAAAAGTTTCATTTATTTCATTTATGAAGGAAAAAATATTAAATTCTATCTTATCTATGATAAAATATTTACATAATAAAAGATGGCGGTGAAATACATATGGAAAACTACATCATTGAAATGCTTAACATCAGGAAAGAATTTCCTGGCATTGTTGCAAATGATGATATTACACTACAGCTTAAAAAAGGTGAAATACATGCACTTCTTGGAGAAAATGGTGCGGGTAAATCAACTTTAATGAGCGTCCTTTTTGGTTTATACCAACCAGAAAAAGGTGAAATTAGAAAAAACGGTGTGAAAGTTGATATCAATAATCCAAATGATGCAAATGCTTTAGGCATTGGCATGGTGCATCAACATTTCAAACTAGTAGAAATTTTCACTGTATTAGAAAATATTATATTAGGTGTTGAACCTAATAAATATGGTTTTTTACAAGAAAAAGATGCTAGACAAAAAGTTATTGATTTATCTGAACAATATGGTCTACAAGTTGATCCTGATGCTTTAATTGAAAAGATATCAGTTGGAATGCAACAACGTGTAGAAATATTGAAAATGCTTTACAGAGAAAACGAGATTTTAATATTTGATGAACCTACAGCAGTTCTGA
The sequence above is drawn from the Mariniplasma anaerobium genome and encodes:
- a CDS encoding BMP family lipoprotein, coding for MKKILSLLVIITLSAVLLVGCGGKEYEIALITDKGNIDDKSFNQGAWEGVVAFAEENDLTHQYYKPEEASDTGYLASIALAVEGGAKVIVTPGYLFEVPIYEAQTLYPDVKFILLDGAPHTADYSTFETKSNVASIFYAEEESGYLAGYAAVKDGMTDLGFMGGMAIPAVQAFGYGFLQGAEDAAAAMSLAAGDVTVTYHYTGNFDESAANKATASVMYQEGVEVIFAAGGSVGKSVMSAASEAEALVIGVDVDQRYDSPTVITSATKGLAASVIQVLNAIYFDNAWTTYAGTSTYFNATNDGVGLPTMVIGDENGDAFDRFTTFDKAAYDLVFAMLVDGDVDPVRSITVADANGNATAAELETGLGLTLVDVTVR